From the Brachyhypopomus gauderio isolate BG-103 chromosome 5, BGAUD_0.2, whole genome shotgun sequence genome, one window contains:
- the arid3b gene encoding AT-rich interactive domain-containing protein 3B isoform X2 has translation MEQLQRQQQAKLEMERKERHLSEAHLLYAQQLAAQQAIMASARARGTPLTPDYFNTSTREWAPKGSQGPQSSKVSAKSSVDSEQEDGEGGMDKGRASMGEDDEDDEMMDGEEGSEDDEGEGLEFLRKQSLALQQAGIGVPPYPFPVYAASPPAVKKRARSPPPKVKDEPDGSPSPTDQHSFSMPNGMADWSFEESLKQNGSVSWNEESDGGRGRGEASRDFAKLYELDSDPNRKEFLDDLFTFMQKRGTPVNRIPIMAKQVLDLYKLYKLVTEKGGLVEVINKKIWREITKGLNLPTSITSAAFTLRTQYMKYLYPYECEKKGLSSPGELQAAIDSNRREGRRPGYSNSLYRFSPSPSGGAHSLLSPPKMHLPSSGHNGLQSTPTPALKKETVPVPEDTPPMVSGRLPLALALGHQQHLARAATLEQLRERLETSMGPVALSTGGSAMEGPERKMARLAEEQQRLLQQAFHQNLLAMASQVNPAGLRANSTSTREEKQDLSLSISSNGSASITVSVEVNGVIYSGSLYAQKSQAAMPTSVTATSVNQSSALSPSVPSSSSSSSSSSSKGTRSVEPTTAGSP, from the exons ATGGAGCAGCTTCAAAGGCAGCAGCAGGCCAAACTGGAGATGGAGCGAAAGGAGAGGCATCTCAGCGAGGCCCACCTTCTCTACGCACAACAACTAGCTGCTCAGCAAGCCATCATGGCTTCAGCAAGGGCCCGGGGCACACCACTAACCCCTGACTATTTCAACACCAGCACTCGAGAATGGGCCCCAAAGGGCAGCCAAGGGCCCCAGAGCAGCAAGGTCTCCGCAAAGAGCAGCGTGGATTCGGAGCAGGAAGACGGAGAAGGGGGGATGGACAAAGGAAGGGCTTCTATGGGAGAGGATGACGAAGACGACGAGATGATGGACGGTGAAGAAGGTAGCGAGGATGATGAAGGCGAGGGTTTGGAGTTCCTGCGGAAGCAGAGTCTCGCTCTTCAGCAGGCGGGCATCGGAGTGCCTCCATATCCTTTCCCCGTGTACGCAGCCTCTCCCCCAGCCGTGAAGAAAAGGGCTCGCTCTCCTCCACCTAAAGTGAAGGATGAACCAGACGGCAGCCCCTCTCCCACAGACCAGCACTCGTTCAGTATGCCAAACGGCATGGCTGACTGGAGCTTTGAAGAGTCCCTCAAGCAG aATGGCAGTGTGAGCTGGAATGAAGaaagtgatggagggagaggaagaggggaggccTCCAGAGACTTTGCAAAG CTTTATGAACTGGATAGTGACCCTAACCGGAAGGAGTTTCTAGATGATCTTTTCACTTTTATGCAGAAAAGAG GCACGCCAGTGAATCGTATCCCCATTATGGCCAAGCAGGTCCTGGACCTGTATAAGCTCTATAAGCTTGTGACTGAGAAGGGAGGCTTGGTGGAAGTGATCAATAAGAAAATCTGGAGGGAGATCACCAAAGGCCTGAACCTGCCCACATCCATCACCAGTGCAGCCTTCACTCTCCGCACACA GTATATGAAGTACCTCTACCCATACGAATGTGAGAAGAAAGGACTCAGTTCTCCTGGAGAACTGCAGGCCGCCATTGACAGCAACCGCAGAGAGGGCCGTCGCCCCGGTTACAGTAACAGCCTGTACCGCTTTTCTCCCTCCCCGAGTGGGGGCGCTCATAGCCTCCTCTCCCCCCCCAAAATGCACCTGCCCTCCTCTGGACACAACGGTCTACAGAGCACACCTACTCCAGCTCTGAAGAAAGAGACAG TGCCTGTTCCTGAGGACACTCCTCCCATGGTGTCGGGGAGACTCCCTCTGGCTCTGGCCCTGGGCCACCAGCAGCACTTGGCAAGGGCCGCTACCCTGGAGCAGCTGCGTGAGCGTCTGGAGACCAGCATGGGTCCCGTCGCCCTGTCCACAGGTGGCAGCGCCATGGAGGGGCCAGAGAGGAAGATGGCCCGTCTGGCGGAGGAGCAGCAGAGGTTGCTGCAGCAGGCCTTCCACCAGAACCTGCTGGCCATGGCATCGCAGGTGAACCCTGCCGGCCTGCGGGccaacagcaccagcacccgAG AGGAAAAGCAGGATCTGTCACTCAGCATCTCCTCAAATGGATCAGCCAGTATCACTGTATCAGTGGAGGTTAATGGGGTTATTTACTCAG gGTCTCTGTATGCTCAGAAGTCCCAGGCTGCCATGCCTACATCTGTGACGGCTACATCTGTAAACCAGAGCTCTGCCCTCAGCCCCAgcgtcccctcctcctcttcatcctcgtcctcctcttcctccaagGGCACTAGGTCTGTCGAGCCCACTACTGCTGGTTCTCCTTAG
- the arid3b gene encoding AT-rich interactive domain-containing protein 3B isoform X1: MVDNSSSSKAQMDSSLAGAFSQTALGGAAGVKLEAVMEQLQRQQQAKLEMERKERHLSEAHLLYAQQLAAQQAIMASARARGTPLTPDYFNTSTREWAPKGSQGPQSSKVSAKSSVDSEQEDGEGGMDKGRASMGEDDEDDEMMDGEEGSEDDEGEGLEFLRKQSLALQQAGIGVPPYPFPVYAASPPAVKKRARSPPPKVKDEPDGSPSPTDQHSFSMPNGMADWSFEESLKQNGSVSWNEESDGGRGRGEASRDFAKLYELDSDPNRKEFLDDLFTFMQKRGTPVNRIPIMAKQVLDLYKLYKLVTEKGGLVEVINKKIWREITKGLNLPTSITSAAFTLRTQYMKYLYPYECEKKGLSSPGELQAAIDSNRREGRRPGYSNSLYRFSPSPSGGAHSLLSPPKMHLPSSGHNGLQSTPTPALKKETVPVPEDTPPMVSGRLPLALALGHQQHLARAATLEQLRERLETSMGPVALSTGGSAMEGPERKMARLAEEQQRLLQQAFHQNLLAMASQVNPAGLRANSTSTREEKQDLSLSISSNGSASITVSVEVNGVIYSGSLYAQKSQAAMPTSVTATSVNQSSALSPSVPSSSSSSSSSSSKGTRSVEPTTAGSP; encoded by the exons ATGGTGGACAATTCCAGTAGCAGCAAAGCGCAAATG GATAGCAGCCTGGCAGGAGCCTTCTCTCAGACAGCACTTGGTGGAGCAGCCGGTGTCAAACTTGAAGCCGTCATGGAGCAGCTTCAAAGGCAGCAGCAGGCCAAACTGGAGATGGAGCGAAAGGAGAGGCATCTCAGCGAGGCCCACCTTCTCTACGCACAACAACTAGCTGCTCAGCAAGCCATCATGGCTTCAGCAAGGGCCCGGGGCACACCACTAACCCCTGACTATTTCAACACCAGCACTCGAGAATGGGCCCCAAAGGGCAGCCAAGGGCCCCAGAGCAGCAAGGTCTCCGCAAAGAGCAGCGTGGATTCGGAGCAGGAAGACGGAGAAGGGGGGATGGACAAAGGAAGGGCTTCTATGGGAGAGGATGACGAAGACGACGAGATGATGGACGGTGAAGAAGGTAGCGAGGATGATGAAGGCGAGGGTTTGGAGTTCCTGCGGAAGCAGAGTCTCGCTCTTCAGCAGGCGGGCATCGGAGTGCCTCCATATCCTTTCCCCGTGTACGCAGCCTCTCCCCCAGCCGTGAAGAAAAGGGCTCGCTCTCCTCCACCTAAAGTGAAGGATGAACCAGACGGCAGCCCCTCTCCCACAGACCAGCACTCGTTCAGTATGCCAAACGGCATGGCTGACTGGAGCTTTGAAGAGTCCCTCAAGCAG aATGGCAGTGTGAGCTGGAATGAAGaaagtgatggagggagaggaagaggggaggccTCCAGAGACTTTGCAAAG CTTTATGAACTGGATAGTGACCCTAACCGGAAGGAGTTTCTAGATGATCTTTTCACTTTTATGCAGAAAAGAG GCACGCCAGTGAATCGTATCCCCATTATGGCCAAGCAGGTCCTGGACCTGTATAAGCTCTATAAGCTTGTGACTGAGAAGGGAGGCTTGGTGGAAGTGATCAATAAGAAAATCTGGAGGGAGATCACCAAAGGCCTGAACCTGCCCACATCCATCACCAGTGCAGCCTTCACTCTCCGCACACA GTATATGAAGTACCTCTACCCATACGAATGTGAGAAGAAAGGACTCAGTTCTCCTGGAGAACTGCAGGCCGCCATTGACAGCAACCGCAGAGAGGGCCGTCGCCCCGGTTACAGTAACAGCCTGTACCGCTTTTCTCCCTCCCCGAGTGGGGGCGCTCATAGCCTCCTCTCCCCCCCCAAAATGCACCTGCCCTCCTCTGGACACAACGGTCTACAGAGCACACCTACTCCAGCTCTGAAGAAAGAGACAG TGCCTGTTCCTGAGGACACTCCTCCCATGGTGTCGGGGAGACTCCCTCTGGCTCTGGCCCTGGGCCACCAGCAGCACTTGGCAAGGGCCGCTACCCTGGAGCAGCTGCGTGAGCGTCTGGAGACCAGCATGGGTCCCGTCGCCCTGTCCACAGGTGGCAGCGCCATGGAGGGGCCAGAGAGGAAGATGGCCCGTCTGGCGGAGGAGCAGCAGAGGTTGCTGCAGCAGGCCTTCCACCAGAACCTGCTGGCCATGGCATCGCAGGTGAACCCTGCCGGCCTGCGGGccaacagcaccagcacccgAG AGGAAAAGCAGGATCTGTCACTCAGCATCTCCTCAAATGGATCAGCCAGTATCACTGTATCAGTGGAGGTTAATGGGGTTATTTACTCAG gGTCTCTGTATGCTCAGAAGTCCCAGGCTGCCATGCCTACATCTGTGACGGCTACATCTGTAAACCAGAGCTCTGCCCTCAGCCCCAgcgtcccctcctcctcttcatcctcgtcctcctcttcctccaagGGCACTAGGTCTGTCGAGCCCACTACTGCTGGTTCTCCTTAG